In Meiothermus ruber DSM 1279, the following proteins share a genomic window:
- the paaZ gene encoding phenylacetic acid degradation bifunctional protein PaaZ yields the protein MKLHSYAVGAWQQGADDGTLVTDAVYGEPVALVSSQGLDFGAMVRYAREVGGPNLRKYTFHERAAMLRALAQYLQARKEQFYALSYKTGATQYDGWFDIDGGLGTFFSYSSLARRELPNERFLVEDDPLTLSKQGTFLGRHILVPREGVAVHINAYNFPVWGMLEKLAPGLIAGVPAIVKPATQTAYLTEAVFRAMIESGILPEGAIQLICGGIGDLFEHLNEQDSVTFTGSAATGRKLKVHPNLVAHAVPFNMEADSLNCAILGQSVEPGDLEFELFVKEVAREMTVKAGQKCTAIRRVIVPKDKLEAVLEALKQALSQVTLGDPRRPEVRMGPLVGAAQRRDVQGVLEQLKAQGCEVAFQGSSELLGGDWEKGGFMPPTLLYSPKPWESGAHDLEPFGPVATLMPYGSLDEAIALARRGKGSLVGSIVTYNRQEARTLFFGCATHHGRMLILNRENAQESTGHGSPLPLLVHGGPGRAGAGEELGGVRGIKHYLQRCAVQADPTTLVALSNEYVRGAKVREDVVHPFRKYFEDLEIGESLLTHRRTVTEADIVNFANLTGDYFYAHVDEIGARDSIFGKRVAHGYFLISAAAGLFVSPAPGPVLANYGLEHLRFIEPVGIGDTIQARLTVKSKSAKDPKPGERPTGVVTWAVEIFNQEGKTVALYDILTLVERKPAVQNSTASA from the coding sequence ATGAAACTCCACAGTTACGCGGTCGGAGCCTGGCAACAGGGCGCGGACGACGGCACCCTGGTTACCGATGCGGTGTATGGCGAGCCGGTGGCCCTGGTAAGCAGCCAGGGGCTGGATTTCGGAGCGATGGTGCGCTACGCCCGCGAGGTGGGCGGCCCCAACCTGCGCAAGTACACCTTTCATGAACGAGCCGCCATGCTGCGGGCCCTGGCCCAGTATCTGCAGGCCCGCAAGGAGCAGTTCTACGCGCTTTCCTACAAGACTGGGGCTACCCAGTACGATGGCTGGTTCGACATTGACGGGGGCCTTGGCACCTTTTTCAGCTACTCCTCGCTGGCCCGGCGCGAGCTACCCAACGAGCGCTTCCTGGTCGAGGACGACCCTCTGACGCTCTCCAAGCAGGGCACTTTTCTGGGGCGGCACATCCTGGTGCCCAGGGAGGGCGTGGCGGTGCACATCAACGCATATAACTTCCCGGTCTGGGGGATGCTGGAGAAGCTGGCCCCGGGGCTTATCGCCGGGGTTCCGGCCATCGTCAAGCCGGCCACCCAGACCGCCTACCTGACCGAGGCGGTCTTCCGGGCCATGATCGAGTCGGGGATTCTGCCGGAGGGGGCCATCCAGCTCATCTGCGGCGGCATCGGTGACCTGTTCGAGCACCTGAACGAGCAAGACAGCGTCACCTTCACCGGCTCGGCTGCCACCGGACGCAAGCTAAAGGTGCACCCCAACCTGGTGGCCCACGCGGTGCCTTTCAACATGGAGGCCGACAGCCTGAACTGCGCCATCCTGGGCCAGAGCGTGGAGCCGGGCGACCTCGAGTTCGAGCTTTTCGTGAAGGAAGTGGCGCGGGAGATGACCGTCAAGGCCGGGCAAAAGTGCACCGCCATCCGCCGGGTGATCGTCCCCAAAGACAAACTGGAGGCCGTGCTGGAGGCCCTCAAGCAGGCGCTTTCCCAGGTGACCCTGGGCGACCCCCGCCGCCCTGAGGTGCGGATGGGCCCGCTGGTAGGGGCGGCCCAGCGCCGGGACGTGCAGGGCGTGCTCGAGCAGCTCAAGGCCCAGGGCTGCGAGGTGGCCTTCCAGGGTTCGTCCGAGCTTCTGGGCGGCGACTGGGAAAAAGGCGGCTTTATGCCCCCCACCCTGCTCTACAGCCCCAAGCCCTGGGAGAGCGGGGCGCACGACCTCGAGCCCTTCGGCCCGGTAGCCACCCTGATGCCCTACGGGAGCCTGGACGAGGCCATCGCCCTGGCCCGGCGGGGCAAAGGCAGTCTGGTGGGAAGCATCGTGACCTACAACCGGCAGGAGGCCCGCACCCTCTTCTTCGGCTGCGCCACCCACCACGGGCGCATGCTCATCCTCAACCGCGAGAACGCCCAGGAGTCCACCGGCCACGGCTCTCCCCTGCCGCTGCTGGTGCACGGCGGGCCGGGCCGGGCCGGGGCCGGCGAGGAGCTGGGCGGGGTGCGCGGCATCAAGCACTACCTCCAGCGCTGCGCGGTGCAGGCCGACCCCACCACCCTGGTGGCCCTGAGCAACGAGTATGTGCGCGGGGCCAAGGTGCGCGAGGATGTGGTGCACCCCTTCCGCAAGTACTTTGAAGACCTGGAGATTGGCGAAAGCCTCCTGACCCACCGCCGCACCGTGACCGAAGCCGATATCGTGAACTTCGCCAACCTCACCGGCGACTACTTCTACGCCCACGTGGACGAGATTGGGGCCAGAGACTCCATCTTCGGGAAGCGGGTGGCTCACGGCTACTTCCTGATCTCGGCGGCGGCGGGTTTGTTTGTGAGCCCGGCGCCGGGGCCGGTGCTGGCTAACTACGGCCTCGAGCACCTGCGGTTTATCGAGCCGGTGGGCATCGGCGATACCATCCAGGCCCGCCTCACGGTCAAGTCGAAAAGCGCCAAAGACCCCAAGCCCGGCGAGCGGCCCACCGGGGTGGTGACCTGGGCGGTGGAGATCTTCAACCAGGAGGGCAAGACCGTGGCCCTCTACGACATCCTGACCCTGGTGGAGCGCAAGCCCGCGGTTCAGAATTCCACAGCCTCGGCCTGA
- a CDS encoding alpha-ketoacid dehydrogenase subunit beta, whose translation MIAERGTRVLNNVQAINEALDLALAKDERVVLFGEDVGTMGGVFRASDGLAQKYGEKRVFDTPLAESGIVGFGIGLAMAGLRPVAEIQFAGFLYPALDQILSHLGRMRHRTRGRFTIPMVIRAPYGGGVKTPEQHADSPEAILAHVPGVKMVIPSSPERAKGLLLAAIEDPDPVFFLEAIKLYRGVKAEVPEGYYTLPLGQARVVREGNAASLFCYGGMVEVCLKAAEVAAREGVELEVVDLETLIPLDTPTILASVQKTGRAVVVYEAMRTGGFGAEIAARIAEEALDYLQAPILRVAGWDAPYPPFSAVENFYRPDARRVLEAVRRVLEH comes from the coding sequence ATGATTGCAGAGCGTGGTACTCGAGTCCTGAACAACGTGCAGGCCATCAACGAGGCCCTGGATCTGGCCCTGGCCAAAGACGAACGGGTGGTGCTCTTTGGCGAGGACGTGGGCACCATGGGCGGGGTGTTCCGGGCCTCGGACGGGCTCGCGCAAAAGTACGGCGAAAAGCGGGTCTTCGATACGCCCCTGGCCGAGAGCGGAATTGTGGGTTTCGGGATTGGGCTGGCCATGGCCGGGCTGCGCCCGGTGGCCGAGATACAGTTCGCCGGGTTCTTATACCCCGCCCTCGACCAGATTCTTTCGCACCTGGGCCGGATGCGCCACCGCACCCGGGGCCGCTTTACCATCCCCATGGTCATCCGCGCCCCTTACGGCGGCGGGGTCAAAACCCCTGAGCAGCACGCCGACAGCCCCGAGGCCATCCTGGCCCACGTGCCGGGGGTCAAGATGGTGATCCCCTCCTCGCCCGAGCGGGCCAAGGGACTGCTGCTGGCGGCCATCGAAGATCCCGACCCGGTGTTTTTCCTGGAGGCCATCAAGCTCTACCGGGGCGTGAAGGCCGAGGTGCCGGAAGGCTACTACACCCTACCCCTGGGCCAAGCCCGGGTGGTGCGGGAGGGCAACGCCGCCAGCCTGTTCTGCTACGGCGGGATGGTGGAGGTCTGCCTCAAGGCCGCCGAGGTGGCCGCGCGGGAGGGGGTGGAGCTGGAGGTGGTGGACCTCGAGACCCTAATACCCCTGGACACCCCCACCATCCTGGCCTCGGTGCAGAAAACCGGGCGCGCGGTGGTGGTCTACGAGGCCATGCGCACGGGGGGCTTTGGCGCGGAAATCGCCGCCCGCATCGCCGAGGAGGCCCTGGACTACCTGCAAGCCCCCATCCTGCGGGTGGCCGGCTGGGACGCCCCCTACCCCCCGTTCAGCGCGGTGGAAAACTTCTACCGCCCGGACGCCAGGCGGGTTCTGGAGGCGGTGCGTAGGGTGCTGGAACACTAA
- the pdhA gene encoding pyruvate dehydrogenase (acetyl-transferring) E1 component subunit alpha — MDTIQYLDDQGRPLRDLPLSPEELLQGYRALRRARHFDERVLVLQRQGRLGVYPPFRGQEAAQVGVALCLRPDYDWLLPSYRESAAALTFGMPISKLILSWRADPAGWGAPPNVNMVQFYIPIATQIPQAAGVAHAQRLMGKDAVVAVFIGDGGTSEGDFHEGLNFAAVFEAPLVVVVQNNGWAISVPTYKQTKVQRIAQKAQGYGIPGVTVDGNDLVAVWSVAREAVNRARAGGGPTLIEALTYRVAPHTSSDDPSRYRSEEETERWLKRDPILRMKNCLLHLGLWSEAQEEALTEALEAEFLAAVEEADRAPEPKPWEIVEQVYQKMQPDQQAAWKYLRGEA, encoded by the coding sequence GTGGACACAATTCAGTACCTCGATGATCAAGGCCGACCCCTACGGGACTTACCCCTCAGCCCCGAAGAGCTCCTCCAGGGCTACCGGGCTTTGCGCCGGGCCCGCCACTTTGACGAGCGCGTTCTGGTCTTGCAACGGCAGGGGCGGCTGGGGGTCTACCCGCCCTTTCGCGGTCAGGAGGCCGCCCAGGTGGGGGTGGCCCTCTGCCTGCGCCCCGATTACGACTGGCTGCTGCCCAGCTACCGCGAGAGTGCGGCGGCTCTCACCTTTGGCATGCCCATCAGCAAGCTCATCCTGAGCTGGCGGGCCGACCCGGCTGGCTGGGGTGCACCGCCCAACGTCAACATGGTGCAGTTTTACATCCCCATCGCCACCCAGATCCCTCAGGCCGCCGGGGTGGCCCATGCCCAGCGGCTTATGGGCAAGGACGCCGTGGTGGCGGTATTCATTGGCGACGGCGGCACCTCCGAGGGCGACTTTCACGAAGGTCTGAACTTCGCCGCGGTCTTTGAGGCCCCCCTGGTGGTGGTGGTGCAGAACAACGGCTGGGCCATCAGCGTGCCCACCTACAAGCAGACGAAGGTGCAGCGCATCGCCCAGAAAGCCCAGGGCTACGGAATTCCAGGGGTGACGGTGGACGGCAACGACCTGGTCGCGGTCTGGAGCGTGGCCAGAGAAGCCGTGAACCGGGCCCGGGCCGGTGGTGGCCCCACCCTGATCGAGGCCCTGACCTACCGGGTGGCCCCCCACACCTCCTCCGACGACCCCAGCCGCTACCGCAGCGAGGAGGAAACCGAGCGCTGGCTCAAGCGCGACCCCATTCTGCGCATGAAAAACTGCCTGTTGCACCTGGGGTTGTGGAGCGAGGCGCAGGAAGAAGCGCTAACCGAGGCGCTCGAGGCCGAGTTTTTAGCCGCCGTCGAGGAGGCCGACCGGGCCCCGGAACCCAAACCGTGGGAAATTGTGGAGCAGGTTTACCAGAAGATGCAGCCCGACCAGCAAGCGGCCTGGAAGTATCTGCGGGGGGAAGCATGA
- a CDS encoding pyridoxal phosphate-dependent aminotransferase yields the protein MAHLHPRTQLSRESIFAQMSRLAAQHGAINLGQGFPSNPPPDFLLEAARRAIGSVDQYTPPIGLPRLREAVAEDLGVSPEDVIITAGGTEALHALAEALYGPDDEVVMLEPYFDVYIPQARIAGAEPVMVPMQLTERWEVDLPALERAISVRTQAILLTNPYNPTGSVFSRAEAQRIVELARRHDLWIISDEVYDELYFGEPPVRFRELAPERVFTVGSAGKRLEATGWRIGWIVTPPGLAPQVAGMRQWSSFCSAAPLQAAVAEALPIARKEGFYQALRESYGRRKDLLEQGLRSLGLKTFSPAGTYFLTALLPGLEAQTLVREAKVAIIPGSAFYLHNPAPQGLFRLAFCKTSDEIEQALERLGHYLKQVTP from the coding sequence ATGGCGCATCTTCACCCCCGTACCCAGCTTTCCAGGGAGAGCATCTTCGCCCAGATGAGCCGCCTGGCCGCGCAGCACGGGGCTATCAACCTGGGGCAGGGCTTTCCCTCCAACCCCCCACCTGATTTTCTTCTAGAGGCCGCCCGGCGCGCCATCGGCAGCGTAGACCAGTACACCCCGCCCATCGGCCTACCGCGCCTGCGCGAGGCCGTTGCCGAAGACCTGGGGGTTTCGCCCGAGGACGTGATCATCACCGCGGGGGGCACCGAGGCCCTGCACGCGCTGGCTGAAGCACTCTACGGCCCGGACGACGAGGTGGTGATGCTCGAGCCCTATTTCGATGTGTACATCCCTCAGGCCCGCATCGCCGGGGCCGAGCCGGTAATGGTTCCCATGCAGCTTACCGAGCGCTGGGAGGTCGATTTACCGGCGCTCGAGCGAGCCATTTCGGTACGCACCCAGGCCATCCTGCTCACCAACCCCTACAACCCCACCGGCTCGGTCTTTTCCCGCGCCGAGGCCCAGCGCATTGTGGAGCTGGCCCGCAGACACGACCTCTGGATTATCAGCGACGAGGTTTACGACGAACTCTACTTTGGGGAACCCCCGGTGCGGTTCCGTGAGCTCGCCCCCGAACGGGTCTTCACGGTGGGCTCGGCCGGCAAGCGTCTGGAAGCCACCGGCTGGCGCATCGGCTGGATTGTCACACCCCCCGGCTTGGCCCCGCAGGTCGCGGGTATGCGCCAGTGGAGCAGCTTCTGCTCGGCCGCCCCCCTCCAGGCCGCGGTGGCCGAAGCCCTGCCCATCGCCCGCAAAGAGGGCTTTTACCAGGCGCTGCGCGAGAGCTACGGCCGGCGCAAGGACTTGCTCGAGCAGGGCCTAAGATCGCTGGGGCTCAAAACCTTCTCCCCTGCCGGAACCTACTTCCTCACCGCGCTTTTGCCGGGGCTCGAGGCCCAGACCCTGGTGCGCGAGGCTAAGGTAGCCATTATTCCCGGCTCGGCCTTCTACCTGCACAACCCCGCTCCCCAAGGGCTCTTTCGCCTGGCTTTTTGCAAAACCAGCGACGAGATCGAGCAGGCTTTGGAGCGCCTGGGGCATTACCTGAAGCAGGTCACCCCTTAG
- a CDS encoding MliC family protein, whose product MRAWILLVWFVGLIGLAQSTDIVQRTYRCAGGLQVRAVYQNGFDRVGVVFNRQTYGPLFQVEAASGVKYSDGRASWWVKGSGATEEALLMSERTGKTLARACKPIR is encoded by the coding sequence ATGCGCGCATGGATCTTGCTGGTTTGGTTTGTTGGTCTGATCGGTCTGGCCCAGTCCACCGATATTGTGCAGCGCACCTACCGCTGCGCCGGGGGCCTCCAGGTTCGGGCGGTTTATCAAAACGGCTTCGACCGGGTGGGGGTGGTGTTCAACCGTCAGACCTACGGCCCGCTGTTCCAGGTCGAGGCCGCCTCGGGGGTCAAATACTCCGATGGGCGGGCCTCCTGGTGGGTCAAGGGCTCGGGGGCCACCGAAGAAGCCCTGCTGATGAGCGAGCGCACCGGCAAGACACTGGCCCGAGCCTGCAAGCCCATTCGCTAG
- the tpiA gene encoding triose-phosphate isomerase has protein sequence MRKRLVAGNWKMHKTPSEARMWFRDLTAHLPQTQAEPALLVPFTHLPYAAEVLEGHGVHWGAQDVSAHTEGAYTGEVSAKMLADLACQYTIVGHSERRSYHAESDALVAEKARRLLEQGITPILCVGEPLEVREAGSHVEYTLQQLEGSLQGVNPASPQHLVIAYEPVWAIGTGKTATPEDAEAMHQAIRGWLEGRYGADFAGQMRILYGGSVKPENATALFAQPNIDGGLVGGASLKLEDYIKLLTA, from the coding sequence ATGCGCAAGCGACTCGTAGCCGGTAACTGGAAAATGCACAAAACCCCCTCCGAAGCCCGGATGTGGTTTCGCGACCTGACCGCCCACCTACCCCAGACCCAGGCCGAACCGGCCCTGCTGGTACCTTTTACCCATCTGCCCTATGCTGCGGAAGTCCTCGAGGGCCATGGGGTGCACTGGGGCGCGCAGGATGTCTCGGCCCATACCGAAGGGGCCTACACCGGCGAGGTTTCAGCAAAAATGCTGGCCGATCTGGCTTGCCAATACACCATCGTGGGCCACTCCGAGCGGCGCAGCTACCACGCCGAGTCGGATGCGCTGGTAGCGGAAAAAGCCCGGCGTCTATTGGAGCAGGGCATCACCCCCATCCTGTGCGTGGGCGAGCCCCTGGAAGTGCGCGAGGCCGGAAGCCATGTCGAGTACACCCTGCAGCAGCTCGAGGGGAGCCTGCAAGGGGTCAACCCGGCCTCACCCCAGCATCTGGTGATTGCCTACGAGCCGGTCTGGGCCATTGGCACCGGCAAAACCGCCACCCCCGAGGATGCCGAGGCCATGCACCAGGCCATTCGTGGCTGGCTGGAAGGCCGCTACGGTGCGGACTTTGCCGGGCAGATGCGCATCCTTTACGGCGGCTCGGTCAAGCCCGAGAACGCCACGGCCCTCTTTGCCCAGCCCAACATTGATGGGGGACTGGTCGGGGGGGCCAGCCTTAAGCTGGAGGACTACATAAAGCTGCTCACGGCCTAA
- a CDS encoding acyl-CoA carboxylase subunit beta — protein MIQSHISPNERESSAFKQNKDAWVRLIADFRTSLEQVRQGGGPKAVERQHAKGRLTARERIARLIDPGSELEEILGYAGWQMYADWGGAPGGGVVTAIGKIAGRDWMIIANDATVKAGAFFPITAKKVIRAQTIALENRLPTVYLVDSAGVFLPLQDEVFPDQDDFGRIFYLNARMSGLGIPQISAIMGNCVAGGAYLPLMTDVLIMTEGSGLYLAGPALVKAAIGQEVDSEALGGARMHAEVSGTVDFYEPDDEAAIARIRALAALYAQPTLAPWAAERKSEVEPFHPPEDLYGLVSPDGSKPYDVNEVIARLVDGSEFHEYKAGYGQTLVCGYARLGGFPVGIVANQRLVIKKPGKIEVGGVIYAEAADKAARFILEVNQRFIPLLFLMDVSGFMVGKESEQQGIIRRGAKLVNAVSNSVVPKITLITGGSFGAGNYAMAGKAYAPRFIYAWPSAKYAVMSGNAAAKTLMEIELAKLEREGRKPSEEDLVELYERIKARYEETLDPRYAAARLWVDEVIFPHETRQRLIRSLEVCALNPVREAMQIGVFQV, from the coding sequence ATGATTCAAAGCCACATCAGCCCCAATGAGCGCGAATCGAGTGCTTTCAAGCAAAACAAAGATGCCTGGGTGCGGCTAATTGCCGATTTTCGCACCTCGCTGGAACAGGTGCGGCAGGGTGGGGGCCCCAAGGCGGTGGAGCGCCAGCACGCCAAGGGGCGCCTGACCGCCCGTGAGCGCATCGCACGCCTGATTGACCCGGGAAGCGAGCTCGAGGAAATCCTGGGCTATGCGGGCTGGCAGATGTACGCCGACTGGGGAGGGGCGCCGGGCGGCGGGGTGGTAACCGCCATCGGCAAAATTGCCGGTCGGGACTGGATGATCATCGCCAACGACGCCACCGTAAAGGCCGGGGCCTTTTTCCCCATCACTGCCAAAAAGGTGATAAGGGCCCAGACCATCGCCCTCGAGAACCGCCTGCCCACGGTCTATCTGGTGGACTCGGCGGGGGTTTTCCTGCCCTTGCAGGACGAAGTATTCCCCGACCAGGATGACTTTGGCCGCATTTTTTACCTCAACGCCCGCATGAGCGGGTTGGGTATCCCGCAAATTTCGGCCATTATGGGCAACTGCGTGGCCGGGGGGGCCTACCTGCCGCTCATGACCGACGTGCTGATCATGACCGAGGGCTCGGGGCTATACCTGGCCGGGCCGGCCCTGGTCAAGGCAGCCATCGGGCAGGAGGTGGACTCGGAGGCGCTGGGCGGTGCGCGTATGCACGCCGAGGTCTCCGGCACGGTGGACTTCTACGAACCCGACGACGAAGCAGCCATTGCCCGCATACGTGCCCTGGCCGCGCTGTACGCCCAGCCGACCCTGGCCCCCTGGGCCGCAGAGCGCAAAAGCGAGGTGGAGCCCTTTCACCCGCCCGAGGATCTGTACGGCCTGGTATCACCCGACGGCAGCAAGCCCTACGACGTGAACGAGGTGATCGCCCGGCTGGTGGACGGCTCGGAGTTCCACGAGTACAAGGCCGGTTACGGCCAGACCCTGGTGTGCGGGTATGCCCGGCTGGGCGGCTTCCCGGTGGGGATCGTGGCCAACCAGCGGCTGGTGATCAAAAAGCCCGGCAAGATCGAGGTGGGGGGGGTGATCTACGCCGAAGCCGCCGACAAGGCCGCCCGGTTTATCCTCGAGGTCAACCAGCGCTTCATTCCCCTGTTGTTTTTGATGGATGTGAGCGGCTTTATGGTGGGCAAGGAGTCGGAGCAGCAGGGCATCATCCGGCGCGGGGCCAAGCTGGTGAATGCGGTCTCCAACTCGGTGGTGCCCAAGATTACCCTGATTACCGGGGGTTCCTTTGGCGCGGGCAACTATGCCATGGCCGGCAAGGCCTATGCCCCCCGTTTTATCTACGCCTGGCCCTCGGCCAAGTACGCGGTGATGAGCGGCAACGCCGCGGCCAAAACCCTGATGGAAATCGAGCTTGCCAAGCTCGAGCGCGAAGGGCGCAAACCCAGCGAGGAAGACCTGGTCGAACTCTACGAGCGCATCAAGGCCCGCTACGAGGAGACCCTCGACCCCCGCTACGCCGCGGCCCGGCTCTGGGTGGACGAGGTGATCTTCCCCCACGAGACCCGCCAGCGCCTGATCCGGAGCCTCGAGGTCTGCGCCCTCAACCCGGTGCGTGAGGCCATGCAGATCGGGGTGTTTCAGGTTTAG
- a CDS encoding S8 family peptidase: MNRLAWIVLLVLLAACGNRATPDNLAPVLGLDNPNVIQGQYIVVYKDDANVLPTLQSLKAALEGGVTLQRELESLGLAPDARVEQVYTAALQGLAARLSPENLAALRQDPRVAYIEADQVMSISATQTGATWGLDRIDQRTLPLSGTFTYSNTGSGVNAYIIDTGIRVSHSEFGGRATAVFDAIGDGQNGNDCNGHGTHVAGTVGGTVYGVAKSVRLYAVRVLNCSGSGSNSGVIAGVDWVRQNARRPAVANMSLGGGVSSALDTAVSNAINAGITFVLAAGNSNRDACQFSPARVAAGITVGATTSSDTRASYSNYGSCLDLFAPGSSITSAWISSNTSINTISGTSMAAPHVAGVAALYLQSNPTASPATVRNAIVSNATVGVVRSAGSRSPNLLLYSNY; encoded by the coding sequence ATGAATCGTCTAGCTTGGATCGTGCTGTTGGTGTTGCTGGCGGCCTGCGGAAACCGTGCGACCCCCGATAACCTGGCCCCGGTGCTGGGGCTGGATAACCCCAACGTTATCCAGGGGCAGTACATAGTGGTCTATAAAGACGATGCCAACGTACTGCCCACCTTGCAAAGCCTGAAAGCCGCTCTGGAAGGGGGTGTAACCCTCCAGCGGGAGCTGGAAAGCTTGGGGCTGGCGCCCGACGCCAGGGTTGAGCAGGTTTACACCGCTGCTTTGCAGGGGCTTGCGGCCAGGCTGTCCCCTGAGAATTTGGCCGCACTGCGCCAAGACCCCAGGGTGGCCTACATCGAGGCCGACCAGGTCATGAGCATCAGCGCCACCCAGACCGGTGCGACCTGGGGCCTGGATCGCATAGACCAGCGCACCCTACCCCTCAGCGGTACCTTCACCTACAGCAACACGGGCAGCGGCGTGAACGCCTACATCATCGATACCGGTATCCGGGTGAGCCACAGCGAGTTTGGCGGTCGGGCCACGGCGGTTTTCGACGCTATTGGAGACGGCCAGAATGGCAACGACTGCAACGGCCATGGCACCCATGTGGCTGGAACGGTAGGCGGCACGGTCTACGGCGTAGCCAAAAGCGTGCGGTTGTACGCGGTGCGGGTGCTTAATTGCAGCGGCTCGGGCAGCAACTCGGGCGTAATTGCCGGGGTGGACTGGGTGCGGCAGAATGCCCGGAGGCCAGCGGTAGCCAACATGAGCCTGGGTGGGGGGGTCTCGAGCGCCCTCGATACCGCGGTTAGCAACGCCATCAATGCCGGGATTACCTTTGTGCTGGCGGCTGGGAACAGCAACCGCGATGCCTGCCAGTTCTCACCTGCGCGGGTAGCGGCGGGTATTACCGTGGGGGCCACCACCTCTAGCGACACCAGGGCCTCGTACTCCAACTACGGGAGCTGCCTGGATCTCTTTGCGCCTGGCTCCTCCATTACCTCGGCCTGGATTAGCAGCAACACCTCGATCAATACCATCAGCGGAACCTCGATGGCCGCGCCCCATGTGGCTGGGGTGGCAGCCCTTTACCTGCAAAGCAACCCCACGGCCAGCCCGGCCACCGTGCGCAACGCCATTGTGAGCAACGCGACGGTGGGCGTGGTGAGGAGCGCCGGGTCGCGTTCGCCCAACCTGCTGCTCTACAGCAACTACTGA
- a CDS encoding vWA domain-containing protein, whose amino-acid sequence MTVSTSQLLSHVVAFARSLRHAGIVVTPGQTATFARALGEISIFDPEAFFYAAQSTLLTRQEDRAKFAEAFRQFWQYLGLERFPTELLHQTPLPPKKDPKARPGEVGREPRSSEQSSKQPQPVVDRALTFSETEVLKQKRFDQMSEAELEAARRLLYGLAWNPPKRRTRRLKAGGKEQLDLRKSFRRSLKHQGELVELERRSRKRKPRPIVALADVSGSMERYARMLLHFLHAFSLVQTRQGVRQVECFTFGTRLTRITRTLKKSSVDAALSEVGRQVKDWSGGTRIGACLHSFNQNWAKRVLGRGALVLVISDGWDQGEPELLAFEMERLQKSCHRLIWLNPLLGTPGYQPLTRGLVAAMPFIDDFLPIHNLSSLEQLVKALEELEPH is encoded by the coding sequence ATGACGGTATCCACCAGCCAGCTACTCAGCCACGTGGTGGCCTTTGCCCGGAGCCTGCGGCATGCGGGCATCGTGGTTACACCGGGGCAGACCGCCACTTTTGCCAGGGCCCTGGGGGAGATTTCCATCTTCGACCCGGAGGCTTTTTTCTACGCAGCCCAGAGCACCCTGCTAACCCGGCAGGAAGACCGGGCTAAGTTTGCCGAAGCCTTTCGCCAATTCTGGCAATACCTGGGCCTGGAGCGCTTCCCGACAGAGCTGCTCCACCAGACCCCCCTCCCGCCCAAAAAAGACCCCAAGGCCCGGCCCGGCGAGGTAGGGCGCGAACCGCGTTCCTCCGAGCAAAGCAGCAAGCAACCCCAGCCCGTGGTGGATCGGGCCCTGACCTTCTCCGAGACCGAGGTGCTCAAGCAAAAACGCTTCGACCAGATGAGCGAGGCCGAGCTCGAGGCCGCCCGCAGGCTGCTGTACGGCCTGGCCTGGAACCCTCCCAAAAGGCGCACCCGCCGCCTAAAGGCCGGCGGTAAGGAGCAACTCGACCTGCGCAAAAGCTTCCGGCGCTCCCTAAAGCACCAGGGCGAGCTGGTTGAGCTCGAGCGGCGCAGCCGCAAGCGCAAACCCCGTCCTATCGTGGCTCTGGCCGATGTCTCGGGCTCTATGGAGCGCTATGCCCGGATGCTGCTGCACTTTTTGCACGCCTTTTCGCTGGTGCAAACCCGCCAGGGGGTGCGCCAGGTGGAGTGCTTCACCTTTGGCACCCGCCTGACCCGCATCACCCGTACCCTCAAAAAAAGCAGTGTGGATGCTGCTTTAAGCGAGGTAGGGCGGCAGGTTAAGGACTGGTCGGGCGGCACCCGCATTGGAGCCTGCTTGCACAGCTTCAACCAGAACTGGGCCAAGCGGGTGCTGGGGCGCGGCGCACTGGTGCTGGTCATCTCCGACGGCTGGGATCAGGGCGAACCCGAACTGCTGGCCTTCGAGATGGAGCGCCTGCAAAAGTCCTGCCACCGCCTGATCTGGCTCAACCCGCTCCTGGGCACCCCCGGCTACCAGCCCCTGACCCGCGGCCTGGTGGCGGCCATGCCCTTCATAGACGACTTTTTACCCATCCACAACCTTAGCAGCCTCGAGCAGCTCGTAAAAGCCTTGGAAGAGCTCGAGCCCCACTAA